In Sporosarcina sp. PTS2304, a genomic segment contains:
- a CDS encoding alpha-ketoacid dehydrogenase subunit beta yields the protein MAQLTMIQAITEALRTELKADENVLLFGEDVGANGGVFRATEGLHKEFGEDRVFDTPLAESGIGGLAIGLALTGFRPIMEIQFFGFLFEVMDSVSGQMARMSFRTGGHFNAPITIRAPFGGGVATPEMHADSLEGLVAAQPGLTVVIPSTPYDAKGLLISAIKDDNPVIFLEHMKLYRSFRQEVPEEEYTIPLGKADVKREGTDLTIIAYGAMVQESLKAAEALEKEEYSVEVVDLRTIQPLDIETIIQSVEKTNRVIVVQEAQRQAGIAANVVAEISERAILSLEAPVMRVTAPDTVYPFAAGENTWLPNAKDIIAKAKEVLTF from the coding sequence ATGGCACAATTGACAATGATTCAAGCAATCACAGAAGCTCTCCGTACAGAACTAAAAGCAGATGAGAATGTCTTGTTGTTCGGTGAAGACGTAGGAGCAAATGGAGGAGTCTTCCGTGCGACGGAAGGCCTGCATAAAGAGTTTGGAGAAGACCGTGTGTTTGACACACCATTAGCAGAATCAGGAATTGGCGGATTAGCGATTGGTTTAGCGCTGACAGGTTTCCGTCCTATTATGGAAATCCAGTTCTTTGGTTTCTTATTCGAAGTAATGGATTCTGTAAGTGGTCAAATGGCACGTATGAGCTTTAGAACGGGCGGTCATTTCAACGCTCCTATTACGATCCGTGCGCCGTTTGGTGGCGGAGTAGCTACACCGGAAATGCACGCAGACAGCTTAGAAGGACTAGTGGCAGCGCAACCAGGATTAACAGTAGTCATTCCATCGACTCCTTATGATGCTAAAGGTCTTTTGATCTCAGCAATTAAAGATGATAATCCAGTAATCTTTTTAGAGCATATGAAATTATATCGTTCATTCAGACAAGAAGTACCCGAGGAAGAATATACGATTCCATTAGGCAAGGCGGATGTAAAGCGCGAAGGTACAGACTTAACAATCATTGCTTATGGTGCGATGGTTCAAGAAAGTTTAAAAGCAGCTGAAGCACTTGAAAAAGAAGAGTATTCTGTCGAAGTTGTTGACCTGCGTACTATTCAACCGCTTGATATTGAAACGATTATTCAATCTGTAGAGAAAACGAATCGTGTCATTGTCGTTCAAGAAGCTCAACGTCAAGCAGGGATTGCTGCGAATGTAGTAGCGGAAATTTCTGAGCGTGCCATTTTAAGCCTTGAAGCACCGGTTATGAGAGTGACCGCGCCAGATACGGTTTATCCATTTGCGGCAGGAGAGAATACTTGGTTGCCAAATGCAAAAGATATTATAGCGAAAGCAAAAGAAGTACTAACATTTTAA
- a CDS encoding IS3 family transposase (programmed frameshift), whose product MGKTTRDEQIQTIKRYLEGKESLREIGQSIGVDKSEIRYWIQRYQYHGEKGYHKPCTSYSKQFKLDVIQYMVDEHTSVRDTAARFNLPHHSTLRRWVHAYREKGTDALSPKEKRRPSMKPNPENKKNLSVTEQELQKENDFLRMENDYPKKVKCLSSNEGKVSQEDKVQVIFELRHKYPVRALVKLAGIPRSTYYNVLARMNRKDPDAELKKEILAIYEKHDGRYGYRRIRIELEKDGRKINHKKVQRIMKELGLQCIVRMKKYKSYKGTVGKTAPNILDRNFSAHRPNEKWVTDVTEFTLFGEKLYLSPVLDLFNGEIITYTIGSRPTYSLISEMLESALEILPQEHELLLHSDQGWHYQMKQYRHALKTRGIVQSMSRKGNCYDNSVMENFFGIMKSELLYLKEFESVEQFIVELEKYMEYYNTERIKTKLRMSPVQFRTRFEQIAS is encoded by the exons GTGGGGAAAACTACTAGAGATGAACAAATTCAAACGATTAAAAGATACCTTGAGGGGAAAGAAAGTCTTCGGGAGATCGGCCAATCGATCGGTGTCGACAAGAGTGAAATTCGCTATTGGATACAGAGATACCAGTACCACGGAGAAAAAGGATATCATAAACCCTGTACAAGTTATTCTAAACAATTTAAACTGGACGTAATCCAATACATGGTCGATGAGCATACGTCTGTCAGAGATACCGCTGCGCGCTTCAACTTACCCCACCATTCTACCCTGAGAAGGTGGGTGCATGCGTACAGGGAAAAAGGAACGGACGCCTTATCACCAAAAGAAAAGAGGCGTCCATCCATGAAACCAAATCCAGAAAATAAGAAGAACTTATCTGTTACTGAACAAGAATTACAAAAGGAAAATGATTTCTTACGAATGGAGAACGATTATC CTAAAAAAGTTAAATGCCTTAGTTCAAACGAAGGAAAAGTCAGCCAAGAAGACAAAGTACAAGTAATCTTTGAACTAAGGCACAAATATCCGGTGCGAGCACTCGTAAAGTTAGCAGGTATTCCCCGCAGTACGTATTACAATGTGTTGGCGCGTATGAACCGGAAAGATCCAGACGCAGAGTTAAAAAAAGAAATTCTAGCTATTTACGAGAAGCATGATGGGCGATACGGCTACCGTCGAATTCGCATCGAGTTGGAAAAAGACGGTCGCAAGATTAATCATAAGAAAGTCCAACGCATCATGAAAGAATTAGGTTTACAGTGTATAGTGCGTATGAAAAAGTATAAATCATATAAAGGAACGGTAGGCAAAACCGCTCCGAATATTTTAGACCGGAATTTTTCGGCACACAGACCCAATGAGAAGTGGGTAACCGATGTGACAGAGTTCACGTTATTTGGCGAGAAATTATATCTGTCTCCTGTTTTAGACTTGTTTAATGGGGAGATTATTACGTATACCATCGGCTCTCGTCCCACCTATTCCCTCATTTCGGAGATGTTGGAGAGTGCGTTGGAAATTCTTCCGCAAGAACATGAGTTACTGTTGCATTCAGATCAGGGCTGGCATTATCAAATGAAGCAGTACCGTCACGCATTAAAGACGAGGGGCATTGTCCAAAGCATGTCTCGCAAGGGGAACTGTTACGACAATTCAGTAATGGAGAATTTCTTCGGCATTATGAAGTCCGAACTTCTCTATTTAAAGGAATTTGAAAGTGTGGAACAGTTTATAGTGGAATTGGAGAAGTATATGGAATACTACAATACAGAGCGGATAAAAACGAAACTTAGAATGAGTCCAGTGCAATTTAGAACACGTTTTGAGCAAATTGCCAGCTGA
- the lpdA gene encoding dihydrolipoyl dehydrogenase has translation MVVGDFPIEVDTLVVGSGPGGYVAAIRAAQLGQKVTLVEKETIGGVCLNVGCIPSKAMISVGHRFVAAQNSDSMGITAESVKLDFAKAQKFKNSVVSKLTGGVEGLLKGNKVETVMGEAYFVDANTVRVMTEKSAQTYKFNNVIIATGARPVEIPTFKFSDRVISSTGALSLKELPKKLVVVGGGYIGTELGSAYANLGSEVTIIEGADDILAGFEKQMTQIVKKGLKKKGVEVVVKASAKGVEETKDGVVVTYEAKGEEVKVEADYVLVTVGRRPNTDEIGLEGLGLNMTDRGLIEVDKQCRTNVPNVYAIGDIVAGPQLAHKASYEAKVAAEAISGEKSEVDYLAIPAVCFTDPELATVGLNEQQAKDEGYDVVTGKFPFAANGRAISLDATDGFVKLVARKEDGLLLGAQIVGENASDMIAELGLAIEAGMTLEDVSMTIHAHPTLGEISMEAAEVALGKPIHMMTK, from the coding sequence ATGGTAGTAGGAGATTTTCCAATTGAAGTAGATACGCTCGTCGTAGGTTCAGGCCCAGGAGGATATGTTGCGGCAATTCGTGCAGCTCAGCTTGGACAAAAAGTAACACTAGTAGAAAAAGAGACAATCGGTGGCGTTTGTTTAAACGTTGGTTGCATTCCGTCCAAAGCAATGATTTCTGTTGGACACCGTTTTGTTGCTGCTCAAAATTCTGACTCTATGGGAATTACAGCAGAATCTGTGAAACTTGATTTTGCTAAAGCTCAAAAATTTAAAAATAGTGTCGTGTCTAAATTAACAGGCGGAGTAGAAGGGCTGTTAAAGGGTAATAAAGTCGAAACTGTTATGGGCGAAGCGTATTTCGTAGATGCTAATACAGTACGAGTGATGACTGAGAAATCAGCACAAACATATAAATTTAATAATGTCATCATTGCAACAGGTGCGCGTCCGGTTGAAATTCCAACGTTCAAATTTAGTGACCGCGTAATTAGTTCAACAGGTGCTTTAAGCCTAAAAGAATTACCGAAGAAACTCGTAGTAGTCGGTGGTGGATATATCGGGACAGAGCTAGGTTCAGCTTATGCAAACTTAGGTTCTGAAGTAACGATTATTGAAGGTGCGGATGATATCCTTGCTGGTTTCGAAAAGCAAATGACACAAATCGTTAAAAAAGGCCTGAAGAAAAAAGGCGTTGAAGTCGTAGTAAAAGCATCTGCTAAAGGTGTAGAAGAAACGAAAGACGGAGTAGTTGTGACGTATGAAGCTAAAGGCGAAGAAGTAAAAGTCGAAGCGGATTATGTATTGGTTACAGTAGGTCGTCGTCCCAACACAGATGAAATTGGTTTAGAGGGTCTTGGCTTGAATATGACTGACCGCGGTTTGATCGAAGTAGACAAGCAATGTCGTACGAACGTGCCGAATGTTTATGCGATCGGTGATATCGTAGCTGGTCCACAGCTTGCACATAAAGCATCTTATGAAGCGAAAGTGGCAGCTGAAGCAATATCAGGTGAAAAATCCGAAGTAGATTACTTGGCGATTCCAGCAGTTTGCTTTACAGATCCGGAACTTGCAACAGTCGGCTTGAATGAACAACAAGCAAAAGACGAAGGATACGATGTTGTAACTGGGAAATTCCCATTTGCTGCAAACGGTCGTGCGATTTCATTGGATGCGACAGACGGCTTCGTGAAGCTAGTTGCGCGTAAAGAAGATGGCTTGCTTCTTGGAGCACAAATCGTTGGAGAGAACGCTTCTGATATGATTGCAGAACTAGGGCTAGCTATTGAAGCAGGTATGACACTTGAAGATGTATCTATGACAATTCATGCGCACCCTACACTTGGTGAAATTTCCATGGAAGCAGCAGAAGTTGCTCTTGGTAAGCCAATTCACATGATGACGAAATAA
- a CDS encoding YktB family protein, with translation MTHTYWSAKDFDVFTLDGLDSRMTALQEIIQPKFRELGDHFSQHLSAHGKGEFFPHVAKHARRTVNPPKDSWVAFAPAKRGYKALPHFQIGLWSTHLFIVLAIIYENPDKKGIAERLENHMDVLTLLPEDFIVSGDHMKPEANLINEVGTEGLEKILVRLQTVKKAEFLVGRHISGEQAAKMNEQEFYHFVEDTFKHLLPVYDVVINSFD, from the coding sequence TTGACTCACACATATTGGTCAGCAAAAGATTTCGATGTTTTCACACTAGATGGCCTTGATTCACGTATGACAGCTTTACAAGAAATTATTCAACCAAAGTTCAGAGAGTTAGGAGATCATTTTTCTCAACACCTTTCAGCTCATGGTAAAGGAGAGTTTTTTCCACATGTCGCGAAACACGCAAGAAGAACTGTAAATCCACCGAAAGATAGCTGGGTGGCTTTCGCTCCTGCAAAGAGAGGTTATAAAGCGTTGCCTCACTTTCAGATTGGCTTATGGAGCACACATTTATTCATCGTACTTGCAATTATTTATGAAAATCCGGATAAAAAGGGTATCGCTGAACGTTTAGAAAATCATATGGACGTGTTAACGTTATTACCTGAAGACTTTATCGTCTCCGGAGATCATATGAAGCCAGAAGCAAATTTGATTAACGAAGTAGGGACAGAAGGACTAGAGAAAATTTTAGTCCGCCTTCAAACTGTAAAAAAGGCAGAATTTCTCGTCGGTCGACATATTTCAGGAGAGCAAGCCGCAAAAATGAATGAACAAGAGTTTTATCATTTCGTTGAAGATACATTTAAGCATTTATTGCCCGTTTACGATGTTGTAATTAATTCTTTTGATTAA
- a CDS encoding nitronate monooxygenase family protein, protein MSWNTRVTELLEIEYPIVQGGLAYLAYADLAAAVSEAGGLGQITAMSLPSPEALKQQIQKVRMKTTKPFGVNFAIGNHGRSFESMVEAALEEDIKIISVTGGNPAPLFEMLQGTDVKKLVLVAATRQAQKAEEIGADAVIAVGQEGGGHLGRDDIGTMVLIPRIVDSVSIPVIGSGGIGDGRGWMAAHALGAEGIEMGTRFIATKECVDASPAYIETLLTSSERDTTIIKRTIGAPARALANEWTDQILRKEAEGIGYDGLKSYISGDANRKFIHEGVRGEGFGWGGQVAGMIEDVPTVAELFARMKNEAELVRNKWGRN, encoded by the coding sequence ATGAGCTGGAATACAAGAGTTACGGAGTTGTTAGAGATTGAGTATCCGATCGTTCAAGGGGGGTTAGCATATTTAGCTTATGCTGATTTGGCTGCTGCTGTTTCAGAAGCGGGTGGACTGGGTCAAATTACAGCAATGAGTCTCCCTTCACCTGAAGCGTTAAAACAACAAATTCAAAAGGTTCGCATGAAAACGACGAAACCTTTTGGTGTAAACTTTGCGATCGGTAATCATGGCCGATCGTTCGAATCTATGGTAGAAGCCGCTTTGGAAGAAGATATTAAAATTATTTCCGTTACAGGAGGTAATCCTGCACCTTTATTTGAAATGCTACAAGGAACAGATGTTAAAAAACTAGTTCTCGTAGCAGCAACGAGACAAGCGCAAAAAGCAGAAGAGATTGGCGCAGATGCAGTAATTGCAGTTGGTCAAGAAGGAGGAGGCCATCTAGGGCGTGATGATATTGGCACAATGGTATTAATACCCCGCATAGTAGACTCTGTAAGTATACCGGTAATTGGTTCGGGTGGAATTGGCGACGGTCGTGGATGGATGGCGGCACATGCACTGGGCGCGGAAGGAATAGAAATGGGTACACGTTTTATCGCCACAAAAGAATGTGTGGATGCATCGCCGGCTTATATTGAAACGTTATTGACAAGCAGTGAGCGTGACACGACTATTATTAAAAGAACGATAGGAGCACCTGCTAGAGCGTTAGCAAATGAATGGACAGATCAGATATTACGTAAAGAAGCAGAAGGAATTGGGTATGATGGATTGAAATCATATATTAGCGGAGACGCTAATCGCAAATTTATTCATGAAGGCGTCAGAGGCGAAGGTTTCGGTTGGGGTGGTCAAGTAGCGGGAATGATAGAGGATGTTCCAACTGTTGCCGAGCTATTTGCAAGGATGAAAAATGAAGCCGAACTTGTTAGAAACAAGTGGGGTAGAAACTAA
- a CDS encoding YkyA family protein, with the protein MKKILLVLSMIFLYGCSHETTQIQEIEMILMKVNEKERLGKGYVKKLGQYEEKEQLVFTAIMELTQQRHFAVRKSVTTIKKIANDRLAMITKEQKTFHDARVEIMQLQESLRNSDYDQRINKLFTALYDRYDMHDQLVANYKQLVYAQLELYTQLENLSVQPSELEEYVERVNSLADDVEGNVREFNESTIEVNRLLSRILSSLEKNK; encoded by the coding sequence ATGAAGAAAATCCTCTTAGTGCTATCAATGATATTTCTATATGGTTGTTCCCATGAAACTACGCAAATACAAGAAATCGAAATGATTTTGATGAAAGTGAATGAAAAAGAAAGGCTTGGGAAAGGGTATGTAAAGAAGTTGGGTCAGTATGAAGAAAAAGAACAACTTGTCTTTACTGCTATTATGGAATTGACTCAGCAACGTCATTTTGCAGTTCGAAAGTCTGTAACTACAATAAAAAAAATAGCAAATGATCGATTGGCTATGATCACCAAAGAACAAAAGACATTTCATGATGCACGGGTGGAAATCATGCAACTGCAGGAAAGCTTGCGCAATTCTGATTATGATCAGCGAATAAATAAGTTATTCACAGCGTTATATGACCGTTACGACATGCATGATCAATTGGTAGCAAACTATAAACAGTTAGTTTATGCGCAACTAGAATTATACACCCAATTAGAAAATCTATCAGTCCAGCCGAGTGAGCTCGAAGAATACGTGGAGCGAGTAAATAGCCTTGCTGATGATGTTGAAGGAAATGTCAGAGAATTTAATGAATCCACTATAGAAGTGAATCGTTTATTATCGCGCATACTTTCAAGTTTAGAAAAGAACAAATAA
- a CDS encoding UPF0223 family protein — translation MSGYQYPLRADWTTEEIVAVIDFFSKVEQAYESSVEREEFMKYYRAFKKVVPSMAEEKTLCKEFEESSTYVAFRVVKLAKDSVAGEQLKIK, via the coding sequence ATGTCAGGATATCAATACCCTTTACGTGCGGATTGGACTACAGAAGAAATCGTGGCGGTCATCGACTTTTTCTCAAAAGTAGAACAAGCATATGAGTCTTCGGTAGAGCGTGAGGAGTTTATGAAATATTACCGAGCATTTAAAAAAGTTGTACCTTCTATGGCGGAGGAAAAGACGTTATGTAAGGAATTCGAAGAAAGCAGTACGTATGTTGCGTTCCGTGTCGTCAAATTAGCTAAAGATAGCGTAGCAGGAGAACAGTTAAAAATAAAATAG
- a CDS encoding dihydrolipoamide acetyltransferase family protein gives MTYEFRLPDIGEGIHEGEIVKWFVKPGDEIQEDDTLLEVQNDKAVVEIPSPVSGTIEEIYVQEGTVAVVGDKLVRFDAPDHDIPDHDDDHTEDTASENASVEKSHEQVGEALGSTEAKKPAEGQREQTQPEQTQSQQPKAEATDDHRRVIAMPSVRKYAREQDVVIAEVTGSGKNGRILKEDVDSFKSGGQPQASAESTEIEQETQETPETATAKQQPVLEGEFPETREKLSPMRKAISKAMSNSKHTAAHVTLLDEVDVTALVAHRKEFKEVAAKKDVKLTYLPYVVKALVATLREFPELNTSLDDSTEELIHKHYYNIGIAADTDRGLMVPVVKNADRKSMFAISAEVNELAEKARSGKLQASEMKGGSCTITNIGSAGGQWFTPIINHPEVAILGVGRISEKPVVKNSEIVVAPMLALSLVFDHRVIDGVTGQLALNYLKELLGNPSLLLMEA, from the coding sequence GTGACCTATGAATTTCGTTTACCAGACATTGGAGAAGGTATACACGAAGGAGAAATCGTTAAGTGGTTCGTAAAACCAGGCGATGAAATCCAAGAAGATGATACATTATTAGAAGTACAAAATGATAAAGCAGTAGTAGAAATTCCATCACCGGTTTCAGGTACTATAGAGGAAATTTACGTTCAAGAAGGTACAGTAGCAGTTGTTGGAGATAAACTAGTACGCTTTGATGCACCAGATCACGACATTCCCGATCATGATGATGATCACACAGAAGATACAGCTTCTGAAAATGCCAGTGTTGAAAAATCTCATGAACAAGTTGGAGAAGCGTTAGGCAGTACTGAAGCAAAGAAACCAGCAGAAGGTCAGCGTGAACAAACGCAACCCGAGCAAACACAGTCACAACAACCTAAAGCTGAGGCAACAGATGACCATCGCCGCGTAATTGCTATGCCGTCTGTTCGTAAGTATGCAAGAGAACAAGATGTGGTAATTGCAGAAGTAACCGGTAGTGGGAAAAACGGCCGCATATTAAAAGAAGATGTAGATTCCTTTAAATCTGGAGGTCAGCCACAAGCGAGCGCTGAGTCCACAGAAATAGAACAAGAAACTCAGGAAACACCTGAAACTGCAACTGCGAAACAGCAACCGGTATTGGAAGGTGAATTCCCAGAAACACGCGAGAAATTATCACCAATGCGTAAAGCTATTTCAAAAGCGATGTCGAATTCCAAGCATACAGCGGCACATGTGACGTTACTGGATGAAGTAGACGTTACCGCGCTCGTTGCTCATCGTAAAGAATTTAAAGAAGTAGCAGCGAAAAAAGATGTGAAACTTACGTACTTACCATATGTAGTGAAAGCACTAGTAGCGACATTGCGTGAATTCCCTGAATTAAATACATCATTGGATGACTCGACAGAAGAGTTGATCCACAAGCATTATTACAATATTGGAATTGCAGCGGATACAGACCGCGGCTTAATGGTTCCAGTTGTTAAAAATGCGGATCGCAAATCAATGTTTGCTATTTCTGCAGAGGTAAATGAACTTGCTGAAAAAGCACGTTCTGGTAAATTGCAAGCTTCTGAGATGAAAGGCGGATCATGTACAATTACAAATATCGGTTCCGCGGGTGGACAATGGTTTACGCCAATTATCAATCATCCTGAAGTCGCTATTTTAGGTGTTGGAAGAATTTCTGAAAAACCTGTAGTAAAAAATAGTGAAATTGTAGTGGCACCTATGTTAGCATTATCTTTAGTGTTCGATCACCGAGTAATTGATGGCGTAACGGGACAATTAGCGTTAAACTATCTTAAGGAATTACTAGGGAACCCATCACTTTTATTAATGGAGGCGTAA
- the pdhA gene encoding pyruvate dehydrogenase (acetyl-transferring) E1 component subunit alpha: MVAKKGNQYDPVKALQLIEGQFEMVQILNEEGKIVNKDLDPKLPDEELVELMDRMVYTRILDQRSISLNRQGRLGFYAPTAGQEASQLASQYVLEKDDFILPGYRDVPQLLFHGWPLHMAFLWSRGHYEGSIIPDGLNIFPPQIIIGAQYIQAAGVGLGFKKKGQKSVVITYTGDGGTSQGDFYEGLNFAGAFKVPAIFIIQNNQYAISTHRDVQSAAKTLAQKGVAAGMPSILVDGMDPLAVYVATRDARERAVNGDGPTLIETMCYRYGPHTMAGDDPTRYRTSEIDGEWEKRDPIVRFRAYLESKGIWSKEQEEEVVERAKEEIKAAIKKADAAPKQKVSDFMKIMYKGDLPFNLQEQLDAYVGKESN, translated from the coding sequence ATGGTAGCTAAAAAAGGAAATCAATACGATCCAGTGAAAGCGCTTCAATTAATAGAAGGCCAATTTGAAATGGTTCAAATCTTAAATGAAGAAGGTAAAATCGTTAACAAAGATCTAGACCCGAAACTTCCTGATGAAGAGTTGGTGGAATTAATGGATCGTATGGTTTACACGCGCATTTTAGATCAACGCTCCATTTCTTTAAATAGACAAGGTAGACTCGGTTTCTATGCACCGACAGCCGGTCAGGAAGCTTCTCAACTTGCTTCACAATATGTGCTAGAAAAAGATGATTTCATTCTTCCGGGTTATCGTGATGTGCCGCAACTGCTCTTCCACGGCTGGCCGTTACACATGGCATTCTTATGGTCGAGAGGTCATTACGAAGGAAGTATTATTCCGGATGGTCTGAATATTTTCCCGCCACAAATCATTATCGGCGCTCAATACATTCAAGCAGCAGGAGTTGGGCTTGGTTTTAAGAAAAAAGGCCAAAAATCAGTAGTGATCACGTACACAGGTGACGGAGGTACGTCACAGGGGGATTTCTATGAAGGTCTAAACTTTGCGGGAGCATTTAAAGTCCCTGCGATTTTCATTATTCAAAATAACCAATATGCAATTTCAACACATCGTGATGTTCAATCAGCTGCAAAAACACTAGCGCAAAAAGGTGTGGCTGCTGGAATGCCGAGTATTCTAGTAGACGGGATGGATCCGTTGGCCGTATACGTGGCTACTCGTGATGCAAGAGAGCGTGCAGTCAACGGTGATGGACCGACACTTATAGAGACGATGTGTTACCGTTACGGACCGCATACGATGGCTGGGGATGATCCGACACGTTACCGTACTTCTGAAATTGACGGCGAATGGGAAAAGCGTGACCCGATTGTTCGTTTCAGAGCGTACTTGGAAAGTAAAGGCATTTGGTCTAAAGAGCAGGAAGAAGAAGTTGTAGAACGCGCAAAAGAAGAAATTAAAGCCGCTATCAAAAAAGCAGATGCTGCACCTAAACAAAAAGTGTCTGACTTTATGAAGATTATGTATAAAGGTGATCTACCATTTAACTTACAAGAACAATTAGATGCATATGTAGGAAAGGAGTCGAACTGA